The DNA window CTCCTGGACTCAAATCGAATACCGGCCGATCAGCCGGCCACTCAGTCCCCAGCTCGGGGCTTTCAGAAAGGCAACTTACCACGGTGCTGAGCCGAAACCCGCATGATCCCGGGCAATTCCAGGGATCTCACAGCTTTTCAGCCACCAGCCGACGGGTTCTGCAACGCGTGTCACACATGCTGCTCAGGCCCCGGGCCCGAACTCCGACAGACACGCAGAAGGGCGGCACCCCCCGTACTGGGGATGCCGCCCTTCTCAAGCGTCAGCGCTCCTAGCCTGCCTCAGCGCGACTGCCGCCGCACCGAGACCCGAAGGCTGGCCACTCTCTCAGTGGCGCAGGATCACCAAGAAGACTTGGTGATGCCGGGCAGCTCGCCCTTATGCGCCATGTCGCGGAAGCGGATACGGCTGATGCCGAACTTCTGGAAGGTGCCGCGGGGGCGCCCGTCGATGCTGTCGCGACCGCGGACGCGGACCGGGGAAGCGTCGCGGGGAAGCTTCTGCAGGCCCACGCGTGCTGCCTCGCGCTCCTCGTCGGTGGCGTTCTCGTCGACCAGGGTCTTCTTCAGCTGAGCACGCTTCTCGGCGTAGCGCTCAACGATGACCTTGCGCTGCTCGTTCTTTGCGATCTTGGACTTCTTGGCCATGATCAGCGCTCCTCTCGGAAGTCGACGTGCTTACGGACGACCGGGTCGTACTTCTTCAGCACGATGCGGTCGGGGTTGTTGCGGCGGTTCTTGCGGGTCACGTAGGTGAAACCCGTGCCGGCCGTCGACTTCAGCTTGATGATGGGACGTACGTCCTTATCTTTTGCCATTAGAGCTTCTCACCCTTCTTGATCAGCTCGGCGACGACGACGTCGATGCCGCGTGCGTCGATGGTCTTGATGCCCTTGGTGGACAGGTTCAGCGTCACCTTACGACCCAGCGAAGGAACCCAGTAGGTCTTCTTCTGGATGTTCGGGTCGAACCGACGCTTCGTGCGGCGGTGCGAGTGGGAGATCTGATTGCCGAACTGCGGCCCCACTCCGGTCACCTGGC is part of the Nesterenkonia lacusekhoensis genome and encodes:
- the rpsN gene encoding 30S ribosomal protein S14, with the protein product MAKKSKIAKNEQRKVIVERYAEKRAQLKKTLVDENATDEEREAARVGLQKLPRDASPVRVRGRDSIDGRPRGTFQKFGISRIRFRDMAHKGELPGITKSSW
- the rpmG gene encoding 50S ribosomal protein L33 yields the protein MAKDKDVRPIIKLKSTAGTGFTYVTRKNRRNNPDRIVLKKYDPVVRKHVDFREER
- the rpmB gene encoding 50S ribosomal protein L28, whose translation is MAARCQVTGVGPQFGNQISHSHRRTKRRFDPNIQKKTYWVPSLGRKVTLNLSTKGIKTIDARGIDVVVAELIKKGEKL